Genomic segment of Serinicoccus hydrothermalis:
AGCGCACCCCTCGACGACGCCTCGGCCAGCCCGTGCAGGACGTAGGGCGTCCGCCCGGACGCGCTGATCCCGACCACGACGTCGTCCGGGCCGACCCCGGCGCCGCGCACCATCTCGGCCCCGGCCGGCCCGTCGTCCTCGGCGCCCTCGCGCGCCTGCACCATCGCCTCCACTCCGCCGGCGGGCAGCGCCCGCACCAGGTCGGGCGTGGTGCCGTAGGTCGGTGGCAGCTCCGAGGCGTCGACGAAGGCCAGCCGGCCCGGCGTGCCGGCCCCGAGGTAGAACATCCGCCCTCCCCCGCGCAGCCGCTCGGCGATGTCGTCCACCGCGGGGGCCACGGTCGGCACGACCCGCAGCAGCGCGGGCGCGACGGTCGCCTCGGCCTCCCACAGCTCGGTCAGCACCGCCGCGGAGTCGCGCTCGTCGAGGTCGAGCAGGTCCTCCCGCACCCCCTCGGTCGCGAGCGCGCCGATGACCTCAGGCACCTCCACCCCGTCCGCATCTCCCTCGACCACGGCACCCTCCGCCGCGCTCCCGGAGGCGCGCACGACGCTCACCTGGTCCGCCACGACCGGGCTCACCCGGCCCGACCACACCTGACGCGCCAGCGCCTCCGCCCCGTCGAGCGAGGTCCCGGCCGGAGAGACCACCTCCCCGCCCACCGCGGCCGCGAAGGGCTCGGTCAGCAGAGCGCCCACCCCGGCCAGCCCACCTGCCAGGCAGACCGGCAGCCCGGGGTCGAGCGCCTCGCGGCACGCCCGCGCCGTCCGCGCCAGCGCCGCTGCGGCGTCCTCCCAGATCTGCCGTGCCACCTCGTCGCCCTCCTGCGCCGCCCGCGCCACCTCGGTGGCGAAGGAGGCGATGAGCCGCGAAGGGTGCTCCGCGGAGTGGACCGCCGCCGGCAGCCCGACGAGCTGGCCGAAGCGCTCCGTCGCCGCCCGTTCCAGCGCCGCCGACCCGCCCCGGCCGTCCCGGTGCTCCAGGGCGGCGCGCAGGCCGGCGCGACCCACGGCATACCCGCTGCCGTCATCCCCGAGCAGGAACCCCCAGCCGTCGCGCACCGCGGTCCGCCCCTGCGCGTCCGCGCCCAGGGCGACGGCCCCGGTCCCGGCGGCGACGACCACCCCGGGACGGTCGCCGAGCGCACCGACGTAGGTCGTCGTCACGTCCCCGGTCAGGACGGCGACGTCGGCGAACTCACGCACCACCGCTGCCGCGAGCGCCCCCCGCCGGGCGCTCGCAGCGTGGTAGCCCACCAGTCCCACGGCCAGCACGTCGACCCGCCCGACGTCCAGACCGCCGGCGTCCAGCGCCGCGCGCAGGGCGCGCACGACCTCACCCACCCCGTCGGCCGCAGCGAGGCCGACCACCCCCGGCCCCTCGCTCTCGCGCACCCCCTCGGGTCCGCACCAGCGCACGCGCGCGCCGGTCTTGCCCAGGTCGACCGCCAGCAGGCTGGGCGACTCGCCGTCAGATCTCGTCGTCGTTGACACCACGGGAGGCAGTATGCCAATCTCTGGACCGTTGGTCTAGCACCGTTGGTCTAGAGATGCCTCTGACAAGGACGTGAGAGCACATGCCCCAGCCGAACCGCCGACGCACCCGCAACCGGGTG
This window contains:
- a CDS encoding N-acetylmuramic acid 6-phosphate etherase, producing MVSTTTRSDGESPSLLAVDLGKTGARVRWCGPEGVRESEGPGVVGLAAADGVGEVVRALRAALDAGGLDVGRVDVLAVGLVGYHAASARRGALAAAVVREFADVAVLTGDVTTTYVGALGDRPGVVVAAGTGAVALGADAQGRTAVRDGWGFLLGDDGSGYAVGRAGLRAALEHRDGRGGSAALERAATERFGQLVGLPAAVHSAEHPSRLIASFATEVARAAQEGDEVARQIWEDAAAALARTARACREALDPGLPVCLAGGLAGVGALLTEPFAAAVGGEVVSPAGTSLDGAEALARQVWSGRVSPVVADQVSVVRASGSAAEGAVVEGDADGVEVPEVIGALATEGVREDLLDLDERDSAAVLTELWEAEATVAPALLRVVPTVAPAVDDIAERLRGGGRMFYLGAGTPGRLAFVDASELPPTYGTTPDLVRALPAGGVEAMVQAREGAEDDGPAGAEMVRGAGVGPDDVVVGISASGRTPYVLHGLAEASSRGALTVAVSGNSGARASAGVDHAIEVPTGPEVISGSTRLKAGTAQKMLLGALSTAVMVRLGKTHGPFMVDMQASNVKLRDRAVRMVQRVTGCGADRATEALELSGWSTKVAVVMVLGDHDADRARELLARGGDSVRGALGQVHA